A region of Pyxidicoccus parkwaysis DNA encodes the following proteins:
- a CDS encoding S1C family serine protease, whose protein sequence is MSTDLQSLSQSLASIVERVAPSIVRVEARRRRGASGIVWSTEGHILTTSHAVEHEGHIQVGLSDGRTVSAELIGRDPSTDLALLKVDASNLTPIPAAPLDDVKVGHLAVTIARPGRTARATLGMVSTHGEGWRTHAGGKVDRYLETDADLPPGFSGGALVDTQGRIIGLLTAAFSRTAAVVIPNDTLTRVASTLKEHGGVRRGYLGVGAYPVRIPQHLVERAGTEAGLVFLSVDPDGPAHKAGMLLGDVLVSLGGQSLHRVEDLLGYLGDEKVGTTVQARVLRAGELREVPITIGKRA, encoded by the coding sequence ATGTCCACCGACCTCCAGTCCCTCTCCCAGTCCCTCGCCTCCATCGTCGAGCGCGTCGCCCCCAGCATCGTCCGCGTCGAGGCCCGCCGCCGTCGCGGCGCCTCCGGCATCGTCTGGAGCACCGAGGGCCACATCCTCACCACCAGCCACGCCGTCGAGCACGAAGGCCACATCCAGGTCGGCCTCTCCGACGGCCGCACCGTCTCCGCCGAGCTCATCGGCAGAGACCCCAGCACCGACCTCGCCCTCCTCAAGGTCGACGCCTCCAACCTCACCCCCATCCCCGCCGCCCCGCTCGATGACGTGAAGGTCGGCCACCTCGCCGTCACCATCGCCCGCCCCGGCCGCACCGCGCGCGCCACGCTCGGCATGGTCAGCACCCACGGCGAGGGCTGGCGCACCCACGCCGGCGGCAAGGTCGACCGCTACCTCGAAACCGACGCGGACCTCCCGCCCGGCTTCTCCGGCGGCGCGCTCGTGGACACGCAGGGCCGCATCATCGGCCTGCTCACCGCGGCCTTCTCGCGCACCGCCGCCGTCGTCATTCCCAACGACACCCTCACCCGCGTGGCCAGCACCCTCAAGGAGCACGGCGGCGTGCGCCGGGGCTACCTCGGCGTGGGCGCGTACCCCGTGCGCATTCCCCAGCACCTCGTGGAGCGCGCCGGCACCGAGGCGGGCCTCGTCTTCCTCTCCGTGGACCCGGACGGCCCCGCGCACAAGGCGGGGATGCTCCTCGGTGATGTGCTGGTGAGCCTCGGCGGCCAGTCGCTGCACCGCGTGGAGGACCTGCTCGGCTACCTGGGCGACGAGAAGGTGGGTACCACCGTCCAGGCCCGCGTCCTCCGCGCCGGAGAGCTGCGCGAGGTGCCCATCACCATCGGCAAGCGCGCGTGA
- a CDS encoding ubiquitin carboxyl-terminal hydrolase 14 — translation MAETCDHVEMAGNPSPRTEGCEECLKMGDDWVHLRRCLSCGHVGCCDDSKNKHATKHFHQTQHPVIQSFEPGEEWVWCYVDELFLESRPENAGAHL, via the coding sequence ATGGCCGAGACGTGCGACCACGTGGAGATGGCGGGAAACCCCTCGCCGCGGACGGAGGGCTGCGAGGAGTGCCTGAAGATGGGCGACGACTGGGTGCACCTGCGCCGCTGCCTGTCGTGCGGCCACGTGGGGTGCTGTGACGACTCCAAGAACAAGCACGCGACGAAGCACTTCCACCAGACGCAGCACCCCGTCATCCAGTCCTTCGAGCCCGGCGAGGAGTGGGTGTGGTGCTACGTGGACGAGCTCTTCCTGGAGAGCCGGCCCGAGAACGCGGGCGCACACCTGTAG
- a CDS encoding SDR family oxidoreductase — protein MAGTILVTGATGTIGGEVTRQLIAKGVRPRLLVRDPAKAREFEGKAELVKGDLGDAASLERAMQGVEKLFLVGAGVDGQVLEAKAVDAAKKAGVKHVVKLSVLGAQEETLAFGRWHRPVEKKLEASGLAWTFLRPVNFMSNMFNNVDSIKGQGAFYQPTGDGKTSVIDPADIGAVAVKALTEPGHEGKAYTLTGPQALSGAEQAAVLTKALGREVKFVDVPPEAAKQAMAGSGIPPVYVDALMDLLANMKAGQTAVVTDTVRKVLGREPGTFEDWARRHAAAFR, from the coding sequence ATGGCAGGCACGATTCTGGTGACCGGAGCGACGGGCACCATCGGCGGCGAAGTCACGCGGCAGCTCATCGCGAAGGGCGTCCGGCCCCGCCTCCTGGTGAGGGACCCGGCCAAGGCTCGCGAGTTCGAGGGCAAGGCGGAGCTCGTGAAGGGCGACCTCGGAGATGCCGCGTCGCTGGAGCGCGCGATGCAGGGTGTGGAGAAGTTGTTCCTCGTCGGGGCCGGCGTGGACGGGCAGGTGCTGGAGGCGAAGGCTGTCGACGCCGCGAAGAAGGCCGGCGTGAAGCACGTGGTGAAGCTGTCGGTGCTCGGCGCCCAGGAGGAGACGCTCGCCTTCGGCCGCTGGCATCGTCCCGTGGAGAAGAAGCTGGAGGCGTCCGGCCTGGCGTGGACGTTCCTCCGGCCCGTCAACTTCATGAGCAACATGTTCAACAACGTCGACAGCATCAAGGGACAGGGCGCCTTCTACCAGCCCACGGGTGACGGGAAGACGTCCGTCATCGACCCGGCGGACATCGGCGCGGTGGCGGTGAAGGCGCTCACCGAGCCGGGCCATGAGGGCAAGGCGTACACGCTGACCGGACCCCAGGCCCTGTCCGGCGCGGAGCAGGCCGCGGTGCTGACGAAGGCCCTGGGGCGCGAGGTGAAGTTCGTGGACGTGCCGCCCGAGGCCGCGAAGCAGGCCATGGCGGGCAGCGGCATTCCTCCCGTCTACGTGGACGCGCTGATGGACCTGCTGGCGAACATGAAGGCGGGCCAGACGGCCGTGGTGACGGACACCGTGCGCAAGGTGCTGGGCCGCGAGCCGGGGACGTTCGAGGACTGGGCGCGCAGGCACGCCGCCGCATTCCGGTAG
- a CDS encoding tetratricopeptide repeat protein, giving the protein MRLLPGIIVLVSLACTAPQTPATTAAATAPQAEPRYVVGLLPLQVTSPEAAPYAPLQEQRIQTALQELAANTPMTVVFPLNTRPLTSMEEARTRAAAAKVNTLVWGTVSAEGEKVIVKLSSYESTVDANSSFWAMEYSTLDPKADEQFELDALRIAQAIMQDSLLPMMMRDQPSNVRVMLEALVSKAPHDWVDWNQDIIRRRWGMLGRLLRDGALTEKGYRGALADVAAWRANHEATPSTNVKEAFYSVGLARGFLLQGKPQAAVETLEPIVKRMPEDVESRLLLARAHLAMGDTTQAPVLLQPLVDEGKNPAATRMYVAALAPTNSGKEQVDTALSRLTEKNPDDVMAALLRYLTAPGAARVEELKAFTSAHASADWPLPVARYFTGALNEQALWAATKDEDSHMERIHRIQVHYYLGEAALAGRLPGHEGHPDQRAAQQHFEAAIATHAFHHPTYDLADFQLEQLHRGHVASGR; this is encoded by the coding sequence ATGAGACTGCTCCCCGGCATCATCGTCCTCGTCAGCCTCGCCTGCACCGCGCCCCAGACGCCCGCCACGACCGCGGCCGCCACGGCCCCGCAAGCCGAGCCCCGCTATGTCGTGGGCCTGCTCCCACTCCAGGTCACCTCACCCGAAGCCGCTCCCTATGCCCCGCTCCAGGAGCAGCGCATCCAGACCGCGCTCCAGGAGCTCGCCGCGAACACGCCGATGACCGTGGTGTTCCCCCTCAACACGAGACCGCTCACCAGCATGGAGGAAGCGCGCACGCGCGCCGCCGCGGCGAAGGTGAACACCCTCGTCTGGGGAACGGTGTCAGCCGAGGGCGAGAAGGTCATCGTGAAGTTGAGCAGCTACGAGTCGACGGTGGACGCCAACTCCAGCTTCTGGGCCATGGAGTACAGCACCCTGGACCCGAAGGCCGACGAGCAGTTCGAGCTGGATGCGCTGCGAATCGCCCAGGCCATCATGCAGGACTCGCTGCTTCCGATGATGATGCGCGACCAGCCATCGAACGTGCGCGTGATGTTGGAGGCGCTGGTGTCGAAGGCCCCGCATGACTGGGTGGACTGGAACCAGGACATCATCCGGCGTCGCTGGGGCATGCTGGGGCGTCTGCTGCGAGACGGAGCGCTGACGGAGAAGGGCTACCGGGGCGCGCTCGCGGACGTGGCGGCCTGGAGAGCGAACCACGAGGCGACGCCGAGCACGAATGTGAAGGAGGCCTTCTACAGCGTGGGCCTCGCGAGAGGCTTCCTGCTGCAGGGGAAGCCTCAAGCGGCAGTGGAGACCCTGGAGCCCATCGTGAAGCGCATGCCGGAGGACGTCGAGTCACGCCTCCTGCTCGCCCGGGCGCACCTGGCGATGGGAGACACGACGCAGGCACCGGTGCTGCTGCAGCCGCTGGTGGATGAAGGGAAGAACCCGGCGGCCACACGCATGTACGTGGCGGCACTGGCACCGACGAACAGCGGCAAGGAACAGGTGGACACGGCGCTGAGCCGGCTCACGGAGAAGAACCCGGATGACGTCATGGCCGCGCTGCTGCGCTACCTGACCGCACCGGGAGCCGCGCGAGTCGAGGAGCTCAAGGCCTTCACGTCGGCGCACGCATCAGCGGACTGGCCGCTGCCGGTGGCGCGCTATTTCACGGGAGCGCTGAACGAGCAGGCCCTGTGGGCGGCGACGAAGGACGAGGACTCGCACATGGAGCGCATCCACCGAATCCAGGTGCACTACTACCTCGGCGAGGCAGCCCTGGCGGGACGGTTGCCGGGGCACGAGGGCCACCCGGACCAGCGGGCCGCGCAGCAGCACTTCGAGGCCGCCATCGCCACGCACGCCTTCCACCATCCGACGTATGACCTGGCGGACTTCCAGCTCGAACAGCTCCACCGGGGCCACGTGGCCTCCGGGCGCTGA
- a CDS encoding DUF5670 family protein produces MDFKGFAWVAFVLLLVWVFAGLIFKVAGGAIHLLLLAAVIFGIVSLVQRARGTRRTHA; encoded by the coding sequence ATGGACTTCAAGGGGTTCGCCTGGGTGGCGTTCGTGCTGTTGCTCGTCTGGGTCTTCGCGGGACTCATCTTCAAGGTGGCCGGAGGCGCCATCCACCTGTTGCTGCTGGCGGCGGTCATCTTCGGCATCGTCAGCCTCGTCCAGCGAGCGAGGGGCACGCGAAGAACGCACGCCTGA
- a CDS encoding DHA2 family efflux MFS transporter permease subunit: MLLASVLGSGMAFLDGTAVNVALPAIGRELGAGLAGLQWAVDAYLLTLGAWVLTGGALGDAWGQRRVFIVGLLAFAGMSVLCGLAPGVWTLAVFRAAQGVGAALLVPASLALLRTSFPEADRQRAVSAWAGLSGVTTAVGPLLGGWLVDAASWRFVFLLNVPVGALAVWVALRHVPNDKPTGDARRLDIPGSVTAALGLGGVIYALIEGPAHGWNVPAILAAVGGAVLLIAFVFVEARQRNPMLPLYLFRSQTFSGANLTTLAVYFALGGAIFLVVLALQQQLGYSALAAGGSLLPITLLMLVLSPLVGRLAGRIGARPMMTVGPVLAGVGLALLTRMRQGGGYVETVLPGVIVLGLGLAVTVGPLTAVVLGAVEDRYAGIASGVNNAVARIAGLLAVALLPMLGGLSGNTGEDFLEGTRRALWVSAGLCFVGALVALLTIPREAGRARKQGPTPSHVSRERQRHGASPREQHA, translated from the coding sequence GTGCTGCTCGCCAGCGTGCTCGGCAGCGGCATGGCGTTCCTCGACGGCACGGCCGTCAACGTGGCCCTGCCCGCCATCGGCCGCGAGCTGGGCGCGGGCCTGGCCGGCCTCCAGTGGGCGGTGGACGCGTACCTGCTCACGCTCGGCGCGTGGGTGCTCACGGGCGGAGCGCTGGGGGACGCATGGGGACAGCGACGTGTCTTCATCGTCGGCCTGCTGGCCTTCGCCGGCATGTCCGTGCTGTGCGGGCTGGCGCCGGGAGTCTGGACGCTCGCCGTGTTCCGCGCGGCGCAGGGCGTGGGGGCCGCGCTGCTCGTGCCCGCGAGCCTCGCGCTGCTGCGGACCTCGTTTCCCGAAGCGGACCGCCAGCGCGCCGTGTCCGCATGGGCGGGCCTGTCCGGCGTCACCACGGCGGTGGGACCGCTGCTCGGCGGGTGGCTGGTGGACGCGGCCTCGTGGCGCTTCGTGTTCCTCCTCAACGTGCCCGTGGGAGCGCTCGCCGTCTGGGTGGCGCTGCGCCATGTGCCGAACGACAAGCCGACGGGAGACGCGCGCAGGTTGGACATTCCGGGCTCGGTGACGGCGGCGCTCGGATTGGGCGGCGTCATCTACGCGCTCATCGAGGGCCCCGCCCATGGCTGGAATGTGCCCGCCATCCTCGCGGCCGTGGGCGGCGCGGTGCTGCTCATCGCCTTCGTCTTCGTGGAGGCACGGCAGCGGAACCCCATGCTGCCGCTGTACCTCTTCCGCTCGCAGACCTTCTCCGGAGCGAACCTCACCACGCTCGCGGTGTACTTCGCGCTGGGCGGCGCCATCTTCCTCGTGGTGCTCGCGCTGCAACAGCAGCTCGGTTACTCGGCGCTCGCGGCCGGAGGCTCGCTGCTTCCCATAACGCTGCTGATGCTCGTGCTGTCGCCGCTGGTGGGGCGGCTCGCGGGTCGCATCGGCGCGCGGCCGATGATGACGGTGGGGCCGGTGCTCGCGGGCGTGGGGCTGGCGCTGCTCACGCGCATGCGGCAGGGCGGAGGCTACGTGGAGACGGTGCTGCCCGGCGTCATCGTGCTGGGCCTGGGGCTGGCCGTCACGGTGGGCCCGCTCACCGCCGTGGTGCTCGGCGCGGTGGAGGACCGGTACGCGGGCATCGCCTCGGGCGTGAACAACGCGGTGGCGCGCATCGCCGGCCTGCTCGCGGTGGCGCTGCTGCCGATGCTGGGCGGGCTGAGCGGCAACACGGGCGAGGACTTCCTCGAGGGCACGCGGCGCGCGCTCTGGGTGTCCGCGGGGCTGTGCTTCGTGGGTGCCCTGGTCGCGCTGCTCACGATTCCGCGCGAGGCCGGCCGCGCGCGGAAGCAGGGTCCCACGCCGTCACATGTGTCACGCGAGCGGCAGCGG
- a CDS encoding S1C family serine protease has translation MKLLQQFSDDLESLVEKAAPAVVGVEHSRGHGTGLFLTPDGYVLTNRHVVMRNPRGLTVQLSNGEELRGTLVGGDAPTDLAVVRAEGTDFPTLPLADPQSVRVGQLVMAIGNPFRLEQSVSMGVVSAINRSLTLPNGVVLEGMLQTDAAINPGNSGGPLINARGQVVGLNTLVLPYAQGIGFAVGAATAAWVASLLIQRGKVERRFLGIAATAVNLDPRLAQDTGQPRAVKVLKVQDGTPAYDAGLQPDDLLLAINRRTVSSVDDLQRLMALATDEEVTLDILRKGGGRKKVSARTRPRAEPVAA, from the coding sequence ATGAAACTCCTGCAACAGTTCTCCGATGACCTGGAGTCCCTCGTGGAGAAGGCCGCGCCCGCCGTGGTGGGCGTGGAGCACTCGCGAGGCCACGGCACCGGCCTCTTCCTCACGCCCGACGGCTACGTCCTCACCAACCGCCACGTGGTGATGCGCAACCCGCGAGGCCTCACCGTGCAGCTCTCCAACGGCGAGGAGCTCCGGGGCACGCTCGTGGGAGGAGACGCCCCCACGGACCTCGCCGTGGTCCGCGCCGAGGGCACCGACTTCCCCACCCTGCCCCTCGCGGACCCGCAGTCCGTCCGCGTGGGCCAATTGGTCATGGCCATCGGCAACCCGTTCCGGCTGGAGCAGTCGGTGTCCATGGGCGTGGTGAGCGCCATCAACCGCAGCCTCACGCTGCCCAACGGCGTGGTGCTGGAGGGCATGCTCCAGACGGACGCCGCCATCAACCCGGGCAACTCGGGTGGGCCGCTCATCAACGCGCGCGGCCAGGTGGTGGGGCTCAACACGCTGGTGCTGCCGTACGCGCAGGGCATCGGCTTCGCGGTGGGCGCGGCGACGGCGGCATGGGTGGCGAGCCTGCTCATCCAGCGCGGCAAGGTGGAGCGGCGCTTCCTCGGCATCGCGGCCACGGCGGTGAACCTGGACCCGAGGCTCGCGCAGGACACGGGCCAGCCGCGCGCGGTGAAGGTGCTCAAGGTGCAGGACGGCACGCCCGCGTACGACGCGGGGCTCCAGCCGGATGATTTGCTCCTGGCCATCAACCGCAGGACGGTGTCGAGCGTGGACGACCTCCAGCGCCTCATGGCCCTGGCCACGGACGAGGAGGTGACGCTGGACATCCTGCGCAAGGGAGGCGGGCGCAAGAAGGTCTCCGCGCGCACCCGCCCGCGCGCCGAGCCCGTGGCCGCTTGA